One Danio aesculapii chromosome 11, fDanAes4.1, whole genome shotgun sequence genomic region harbors:
- the LOC130237793 gene encoding uncharacterized protein LOC130237793 encodes MQTFYFRELIGVEYLYSQTNRALEEDIAKDPDVPDGLQDEDLLADLEGDEGFEDAYLDEPTEFMELEGNLQNPSQPPSQTDSAAVSSSPASSSQSQMDRVGPNGQPGYDHVIRLADCLVDLRLQGFVTQSMVDEIVMLWNHLADHDKGPLIYSPCHRDRLLKGRFKVSHSKTNVTPGTDSLKRCFLGEGGPAQWPSTSRLVEAICLALCRIHPAGQTIAGVRVNRWAAILRDYRKIRHDVLGSPGIMAQTKLKLFELNQLTISQWSKRGRFCSRTLRRSLLLWWPLYRSHQCCKSCRKQSSTDTCVLSLQYRRMRLDRQHRDLEADHLLWAQRKHLSDLVFMSLLAQPTLPLTSHLSPH; translated from the exons ATGCAGACgttttatttta GAGAGCTCATTGGTGTGGAATATTTGTATTCTCAGACCAATAGAGCTTTAGAGGAAGACATAGCTAAAGATCCTGACGTTCCCGATGGCCTTCAGGATGAAGACCTACTGGCTGATCTGGAGGGGGATGAGGGGTTTGAGGATGCATACCTCGACGAGCCCACTGAATTTATGGAGCTTGAGGGCAACCTCCAGAACCCCTCTCAGCCCCCATCCCAGACAGACTCAGCAGCTGTGTCGTCTTCTCCTGCGTCGTCCAGTCAGAGCCAG ATGGACCGTGTGGGACCAAATGGCCAACCTGGATATGACCATGTCATTAGACTGGCTGACTGTCTGGTTGACCTGCGGCTTCAGGGGTTTGTCACACAAAGTATGGTGGATGAGATTGTCATGCTGTGGAACCACCTGGCAGATCATGACAAGGGGCCTCTCATCTATTCCCCTTGCCACCGTGACAGACTGCTGAAGGGTCGCTTTAAGGTCAGCCATTCGAAGACCAACGTAACCCCTGGCACAGACAGTCTAAAGag ATGCTTTCTTGGTGAGGGTGGACCTGCACAGTGGCCCAGCACAAGCCGTCTGGTCGAAGCTATCTGCCTGGCTCTCTGCAGAATCCACCCTGCTGGTCAAACCATCGCCGGAGTTCGTGTGAACCGGTGGGCTGCCATTCTAAGGGACTACAGGAAGATCCGTCATGATGTCCTGGGCAGCCCCGGAATCATGGctcaaactaaattaaaactgTTTGAGCTGAACCAGCTTACCATCTCACAGTG GAGCAAGAGAGGGAGGTTTTGCAGCAGAACATTGAGGCGTTCTCTGCTCCTCTGGTGGCCCTTGTACCGCTCCCACCAGTGCTGCAAAAGCTGCCGGAAGCAGTCCAGCACAGACACTTGTGTTTTGAGTCTGCAATACCGCAGGATGCGTCTGGACAGGCAGCACCGCGACCTCGAGGCCGACCACCTTCTGTGGGCACAACGGAAGCATCTGTCAGACCTGGTCTTCATGTCTCTCCTGGCACAGCCCACTCTGCCACTTACCTCACACCTGTCTCCACATTAG
- the LOC130237794 gene encoding uncharacterized protein LOC130237794, with product MCVLTEAEGDGLLPMCSGLVERYRRAGEVPPQLLYVDRDCCSATGKGKAAAMFTEWDQLIVRLDIWHFMRRFAVGVTTDSHPLYASFMKRLTACIFEWDASDVEKLMEAKRSTGCQPTAKELAKHCRRRTRGAQETMQLIEKLLQDFMGATDTMGIRLLDQERMQEIWQTQQRHVQCIQDPPGVQLYRKTGQVTKEGVILPVYRCARGSTSLESFHLHLNRFVPGTSANALHFQMCLVQWNEACGVAAVEGTRREDICYGGQLLQYCNVLSQQLLGQTGAGLHQPW from the exons ATGTGTGTCCTCACTGAGGCAGAAGGCGATGGCCTCCTTCCCATGTGCTCTGGACTCGTGGAGCGCTACCGGAGAGCTGGAGAAGTTCCACCCCAACTTCTCTATGTGGACCGGGACTGTTGCTCTGCCACTGGTAAAGGAAAGGCGGCCGCAATGTTTACCGAGTGGGACCAGCTCATTGTCAGGCTGGATATATGGCACTTCATGCGGCGGTTTGCTGTTGGAGTGACCACAGACAGCCACCCGCTTTATGCATCCTTCATGAAGCGCCTCACTGCTTGCATCTTCGAATGGGATGCTTCAGATGTTGAGAAGCTAATGGAGGCCAAGCGGTCGACAGGCTGCCAGCCCACTGCCAAAGAACTGGCAAAGCATTGCCGCCGCCGCACTCGAGGGGCCCAGGAGACCATGCAGCTCATCGAGAAGCTGCTACAAGACTTCATGGGGGCCACTGACACCATGGGGATTAGACTTCTGGACCAGGAGAGGATGCAAGAGATCTGGCAGACCCAGCAGCGCCACGTTCAGTGCATCCAGGACCCGCCAGGTGTGCAGCTGTACAGGAAAACAGGGCAGGTGACCAAGGAGGGGGTCATTCTGCCAGTGTATCGCTGTGCACGTGGCTCCACATCTCTGGAGTCATTCCACCTGCACCTAAATCGCTTCGTCCCAG GTACAAGTGCAAATGCTTTGCATTTTCAAATGTGCCTGGTGCAGTGGAATGAGGCATGTGGGGTCGCTGCAGTAGAAGGTACCCGCAGAGAGGACATCTGCTACGGCGGCCAGCTGCTACAGTACTGCAATGTACTGAGCCAGCAGCTCCTGGGACAAACTGGTGCAGGATTACACCAGCCCTGGTGA
- the tmem38a gene encoding trimeric intracellular cation channel type A: MDVLDVLNLGEIAQYFSKMAMFPVFDVAYYIVSILYLKYEPGAVEVSRRSPVASWLCAMLYCFGSYILADIMLGVCPIDYFHNNSHILLASAVWYLIFFCPLNLFYKCVAFMPVKLVLVALKEVVRTRKIAAGVHHAHHAYHHGWLIMVITGYVKGSGVALMSNFEQLLRGVWKPETNEVLNMSFPTKASLYGAILFTLQEAHVLPVSKSTLICLFTLFMVSSKVFMTARHSHGSPFALVESWVCHVLFGSPLGTEDAHDHHHPAPAAAPAPLSPAKNKEELSEGTRKRKSKKAE; this comes from the exons ATGGACGTGTTAGATGTCCTAAATCTGGGCGAAATCGCTCAGTATTTCTCGAAGATGGCGATGTTTCCAGTTTTCGACGTTGCTTATTATATCGTGTCAATACTCTACCTCAAATATGAACCAG GTGCTGTGGAAGTGTCCCGCAGGAGTCCAGTGGCCTCATGGCTCTGTGCAATGCTCTACTGCTTTGGGAGCTATATACTGGCAGACATCATGCTTGGTGTGTGTCCCATCGACTATTTCCATAACAACAGTCACATCCTCCTGGCCTCAGCTGTGTG GTACCTGATTTTCTTCTGCCCTCTTAACCTGTTCTACAAATGTGTGGCATTCATGCCTGTGAAACTCGTGCTAGTGGCTTTGAAAGAAGTAGTCCGTACTCGTAAAATCGCAGCTGGAGTCCATCACGCTCACCATGCGTATCACCACGGCTGGCTGATCATGGTCATCACTGGTTATGTCAAGG GGTCAGGGGTTGCTCTCATGTCCAATTTCGAGCAGCTGCTGCGAGGAGTCTGGAAGCCGGAGACCAATGAAGTCCTGAACATGTCATT CCCTACCAAGGCCAGTCTGTATGGAGCCATTTTATTCACTCTCCAGGAGGCCCACGTGCTCCCTGTGTCGAAGAGCACACTCATCTGCCTCTTTACACTTTTTATGGTCTCATCCAAG GTGTTTATGACAGCTCGTCACTCTCATGGCTCGCCCTTCGCCCTCGTTGAGTCTTGGGTGTGCCACGTGCTATTTGGTTCCCCCCTGGGTACCGAAGATGCCCATGATCACCACCATCCTGCTCCTGCTGCTGCCCCTGCACCCCTCTCTCCTGCCAAGAACAAGGAGGAACTGAGCGAAGGAACCCGCAAGAGGAAGTCAAAGAAAGCAGAGTAG